The Thermococcus sp. genome has a segment encoding these proteins:
- a CDS encoding sigma factor-like helix-turn-helix DNA-binding protein: MFKLPEGMERVWLMKAKGMREVEIAQTLGISRQAVNKALKEARAKLFEAFFGLAEVFSWEVARVNVEKGFMVALGECGNENARVYAFYIPGKGVRAFFEGEFPEYILKHAVEMGIIEKPDKKELVKALES; the protein is encoded by the coding sequence ATGTTCAAACTGCCTGAGGGCATGGAGCGGGTCTGGCTCATGAAGGCCAAAGGAATGCGCGAGGTGGAGATAGCCCAGACCCTCGGGATTTCAAGGCAGGCCGTCAACAAGGCCCTGAAAGAGGCGAGGGCAAAGCTCTTCGAGGCCTTTTTCGGCCTTGCCGAGGTTTTCTCGTGGGAGGTAGCAAGGGTAAACGTTGAGAAGGGCTTCATGGTCGCTCTGGGAGAGTGTGGCAATGAGAACGCGCGTGTCTATGCATTCTACATTCCTGGGAAGGGAGTAAGGGCGTTTTTTGAAGGAGAGTTTCCAGAGTACATTCTGAAGCACGCGGTCGAGATGGGAATAATCGAGAAGCCCGACAAAAAAGAACTCGTGAAGGCGCTTGAGAGCTAA
- a CDS encoding class I SAM-dependent methyltransferase, with protein MEELYRYLRTFMDPKSEVAQNRFIGLRSFFNWAVKEGLFPERRKLRVLDLCAGTGIAGASLYETLKEWGYEASLTVVDKRKEDLLLVENWTSGEIYGAVMDCLDDLRKLGKFDVALIFGHTMPHFDPFQAAKLFRNVARVLEGDGVFLLEETDRFGAFFYRKAYREIVPEVRGEDYMVISLDEGYNPVRGVIRRGYYKLPDWEKIGEIETRYWDLAGLAGIGKALFEEARIIRKSEHGVVNVGDIIYLRGPYRT; from the coding sequence ATGGAGGAGCTCTACCGCTACCTGAGAACGTTTATGGACCCAAAAAGCGAGGTCGCCCAGAACAGGTTTATCGGCTTACGTTCCTTCTTCAACTGGGCCGTTAAGGAGGGCCTGTTTCCGGAGAGGAGAAAACTCCGCGTTCTCGACCTCTGTGCGGGAACTGGAATTGCGGGAGCGTCCCTTTACGAGACGCTGAAGGAGTGGGGCTACGAAGCTTCCCTAACGGTCGTGGACAAGAGAAAGGAGGACTTGCTCCTCGTTGAAAACTGGACTAGCGGAGAAATCTACGGGGCCGTTATGGACTGCCTCGACGACCTGAGAAAGCTCGGGAAGTTTGACGTGGCGTTAATCTTCGGCCACACGATGCCCCACTTCGACCCGTTTCAAGCGGCGAAGCTCTTCAGGAACGTTGCGAGGGTTCTTGAGGGCGACGGTGTATTCCTCCTTGAAGAAACCGACCGCTTTGGGGCCTTCTTCTACAGGAAAGCTTACCGCGAGATTGTGCCGGAGGTAAGGGGCGAGGACTACATGGTAATTTCCCTCGACGAGGGCTACAACCCAGTGAGGGGGGTAATACGGCGTGGCTACTACAAGCTGCCGGACTGGGAGAAGATTGGTGAGATAGAAACGCGCTACTGGGACTTGGCGGGGTTAGCTGGGATAGGAAAAGCCCTCTTTGAAGAGGCAAGGATAATAAGGAAAAGCGAGCACGGAGTCGTGAACGTTGGGGACATAATTTACCTTCGTGGGCCTTATAGAACATAG
- a CDS encoding nitrilase — translation MKVAYVQMEPTFLDPEKNYSKAERLVRKAREKGAQLVVLPELFDTGYNFESKNEVESVAGQIPDGPTTEFLVELAREEEVFIVGGTAEKDERGNLYNSAVIVGPLGWGYIGKYRKIHLFNREKLFFKPGNLGFHVFNIGIAKVGVMICFDWFFPESARTLTLKGADIIAHPSNLVMPYAPKAMPIRALENRVYTITANRIGEERGLRFIGKSTIASPLAEVLAMGSEDSEEVAVVEVNLSLARDKRINERNDVFKDRRPQYYVL, via the coding sequence ATGAAAGTGGCCTACGTCCAGATGGAACCTACGTTCCTCGACCCGGAAAAGAACTACTCGAAGGCCGAGAGACTCGTGAGGAAAGCGAGGGAAAAGGGAGCCCAGCTGGTCGTTCTTCCCGAGCTCTTTGACACGGGCTACAACTTCGAGAGCAAGAACGAGGTCGAAAGCGTCGCTGGTCAGATTCCAGACGGCCCAACGACGGAGTTCCTCGTGGAGCTCGCGAGGGAAGAGGAGGTTTTTATAGTTGGAGGAACTGCGGAAAAGGACGAGAGGGGGAACCTCTACAATTCGGCCGTTATAGTGGGCCCGCTCGGCTGGGGCTATATCGGGAAGTATCGCAAAATCCACCTCTTCAACAGGGAAAAGCTCTTCTTCAAGCCCGGAAACCTCGGCTTCCACGTCTTCAACATTGGCATAGCAAAAGTAGGGGTCATGATATGCTTCGACTGGTTCTTCCCGGAGAGCGCGAGGACGCTGACGTTGAAGGGAGCGGATATAATAGCCCACCCAAGCAACCTTGTTATGCCTTACGCTCCCAAAGCAATGCCGATTAGAGCTCTGGAAAACCGCGTTTATACGATAACGGCAAACAGAATCGGGGAAGAGAGGGGTTTAAGGTTCATAGGGAAGAGCACGATAGCCTCCCCCCTAGCGGAGGTTCTGGCCATGGGTAGTGAGGATAGTGAAGAAGTTGCCGTCGTCGAGGTTAACCTCTCGCTGGCGAGGGACAAGAGGATAAACGAACGCAACGACGTATTCAAGGACAGAAGGCCCCAGTACTATGTTCTATAA
- a CDS encoding metallophosphoesterase, translated as MSPFSDFERLSLLIDTSLGKTLLIADPHIGFELSRGLRIRTRFEERLAEFVLEGKVDSLVILGDLKEPLGLSFRLKEMLLRFFSALRDVRVFIAKGNHDGRIEEVAEHFSNVEVREYFLIDGQLFLHGHTKLPGVEFDEAFLGHAHPAYTLKSGGVARKVKVFVRTGKFLVLPTVNPYIEGFDVREGLKLVPFLKNTEKAELFLPEGIYLGELKL; from the coding sequence ATGTCTCCTTTTTCCGATTTCGAGCGTCTATCTCTTTTGATTGACACGTCCCTAGGAAAAACGCTTCTTATTGCGGACCCCCATATAGGGTTTGAGCTCTCGCGTGGTCTTAGGATTAGAACCCGCTTCGAGGAAAGGCTTGCGGAGTTCGTCCTTGAAGGCAAAGTGGATTCCCTAGTAATTCTGGGGGACCTGAAGGAACCGCTCGGCCTGAGTTTTCGCCTGAAGGAGATGCTACTTCGCTTTTTCTCGGCACTGAGGGATGTTAGGGTTTTCATCGCAAAGGGCAATCACGACGGAAGGATTGAGGAAGTTGCAGAGCATTTTTCGAACGTCGAAGTGCGGGAGTATTTTCTAATAGACGGCCAGCTCTTTCTCCACGGGCATACGAAGTTGCCGGGGGTGGAGTTTGATGAGGCCTTTCTCGGCCACGCTCATCCGGCCTACACGCTGAAATCCGGCGGGGTTGCCAGAAAGGTCAAGGTCTTCGTTAGAACTGGAAAGTTCCTTGTCTTGCCGACGGTAAACCCTTACATAGAGGGCTTCGACGTCAGGGAAGGGCTGAAGCTCGTCCCGTTTCTGAAAAACACGGAAAAAGCTGAGCTGTTCCTTCCCGAGGGAATTTATCTCGGCGAGCTCAAACTTTAA
- a CDS encoding transcriptional regulator yields the protein MSDVYERLEALLRSLGVKKNELRIYRLLLEKKRPMRITEIVRELGISERSVREHVLSLYKRGMLKRELIQQGWLGYTYTAVSPAELLENLKRYLLERIDEIERELKRE from the coding sequence ATGAGCGACGTTTATGAGAGACTGGAAGCGCTCCTTCGCTCATTGGGAGTCAAGAAGAACGAGCTAAGAATCTATCGCTTGCTCCTTGAGAAGAAGAGGCCAATGAGGATTACCGAGATAGTCAGGGAGCTCGGCATAAGCGAGCGCTCCGTTAGAGAGCACGTTCTCAGCCTCTACAAAAGGGGAATGCTGAAGAGGGAGCTAATCCAGCAGGGTTGGCTTGGTTACACCTATACGGCAGTTTCCCCCGCGGAACTCCTTGAGAACCTTAAAAGGTATCTCCTTGAAAGGATAGATGAAATAGAAAGAGAGCTTAAGAGGGAGTAA
- a CDS encoding DUF4910 domain-containing protein, which translates to MKLPDVLLSPELVLKNISEIAEFHRIQGSRELVESVKFIKEKLDSFGVENELLMDSYDGKTWHGTLASPIAWNPIRGELSYNGKALTTDESPLLIMAHSPGGEVRAEVLPIFREEDWNEAEGKVVITNKDWRNSYRKANEAGAKAFIAYREGTGEFYPYIGLFLTKEDLEWARIPALAVPESVAKEMVSKSLRGGLEVSLSVHVETPSREDLPMLYAKVGEPPYVVFSAHICHPKPGANDNASGSAMLIELARKLSEAYRGAFRFGFAFLWVPEYHGTQAFFERAKPEEYYANINLDMVAGSPDRSGSTLMLVRTPLSRFSVVSGLLEHFLWSFNRKGKSFSGSEIPAIAFKAYPYEMGSDHDVFNFFGIPGTMPITWPDRFYHSSGDTLEKVSLETISIIGNAVLSTALSLAEGERKTLRRFARGYAMKVLGELSMVRDTEESERLVMRGLARDSEFLGLNLGHGFEDKPWLHWNVKGVLNERLIRARNGNWEEFRELTEDRRVYSQLHELLMLSEVLPKERAFRTLSEEYGNVAVEKLERLVKLLEDVKIVTPS; encoded by the coding sequence ATGAAGTTACCAGACGTCCTGCTCAGCCCGGAGCTTGTTCTGAAGAATATTTCTGAGATAGCCGAGTTCCATCGGATTCAGGGCTCGCGCGAACTCGTTGAGAGCGTTAAGTTTATCAAAGAAAAGCTCGACTCCTTTGGCGTTGAGAACGAACTTCTAATGGACTCCTACGATGGAAAAACCTGGCATGGAACCCTAGCTTCTCCCATAGCGTGGAACCCAATTCGCGGTGAGCTCTCCTACAATGGAAAGGCGCTCACAACCGACGAGAGCCCGCTCCTGATAATGGCCCACTCGCCGGGGGGAGAGGTCAGGGCCGAGGTCCTGCCGATTTTCCGCGAGGAAGACTGGAATGAGGCGGAAGGAAAGGTCGTTATTACCAACAAAGACTGGAGAAACTCCTACAGAAAGGCCAACGAGGCTGGGGCAAAGGCCTTCATAGCCTATCGCGAGGGAACTGGGGAGTTCTATCCATACATAGGCCTCTTCCTTACAAAAGAGGACCTTGAATGGGCGAGGATTCCAGCCTTGGCAGTTCCCGAGAGCGTCGCAAAGGAAATGGTTTCCAAATCCCTCAGAGGTGGTCTTGAGGTTAGCCTGTCCGTTCACGTTGAAACACCCTCCAGAGAAGACCTCCCAATGCTCTACGCAAAGGTGGGCGAACCGCCTTACGTAGTTTTCTCCGCTCACATCTGCCATCCAAAGCCAGGGGCCAACGACAACGCGAGCGGGAGTGCGATGCTAATCGAGCTGGCGAGAAAGCTCAGCGAGGCTTACAGGGGCGCATTCCGCTTCGGTTTCGCTTTCCTTTGGGTTCCCGAGTACCATGGGACGCAGGCCTTCTTCGAGAGGGCGAAACCGGAGGAGTATTACGCAAACATAAACCTCGACATGGTTGCAGGGAGTCCAGACAGGAGTGGTTCAACGCTGATGCTCGTGAGGACTCCGCTCTCGCGCTTTTCCGTAGTTTCCGGCCTGCTTGAGCACTTCCTCTGGAGTTTTAACAGGAAAGGAAAGAGCTTCTCCGGAAGCGAGATTCCTGCAATAGCGTTCAAGGCCTATCCCTATGAAATGGGAAGTGACCACGACGTCTTCAACTTCTTTGGTATTCCTGGAACCATGCCGATAACCTGGCCCGACAGGTTCTACCATTCGAGCGGTGACACATTAGAAAAGGTCAGCCTAGAGACGATTTCAATAATCGGTAACGCGGTTCTTTCCACGGCCCTCTCGCTCGCGGAAGGAGAAAGGAAAACGCTGAGAAGGTTCGCGAGGGGCTACGCGATGAAGGTCCTCGGCGAGCTCTCGATGGTCAGAGATACTGAGGAGAGCGAGAGGCTCGTAATGAGGGGCCTCGCGAGGGATTCGGAATTCCTTGGGTTGAATCTCGGTCACGGTTTTGAGGACAAACCCTGGCTCCACTGGAATGTCAAAGGAGTTCTGAACGAGAGGTTGATTAGAGCGAGGAACGGAAACTGGGAGGAGTTCAGAGAACTCACCGAGGACAGAAGGGTTTACTCCCAGCTCCACGAACTGTTAATGCTATCAGAGGTTCTTCCAAAGGAGAGAGCCTTTAGAACTCTTTCCGAGGAATACGGCAATGTCGCAGTAGAAAAACTAGAGAGGCTGGTAAAGCTTCTTGAGGATGTGAAGATAGTTACTCCCTCTTAA
- a CDS encoding ATPase domain-containing protein: MYVGELLKGLDRLPTGVPGLDNLIGGGFLPGRVYLVTGPPGSGKTTLGIQFLVEGANNDEKGLLISLFETQDVILRDMLRYNFGILEHFQSKKIAFYDLGEILLSANRELTWEELFKLLIEIIKREKAKRVVIDSFSLFESFVSDPAGKKKALGRFVRLLRSLEVTTLLLAEMLSSEKYTDEYYLADGVIVLHHFMRNYQMVRALQILKMRGVPHDSNLKRLRFTTDGIRVYPEAPL; encoded by the coding sequence ATGTACGTAGGCGAGCTACTCAAGGGACTCGACAGACTGCCCACCGGCGTTCCGGGGCTCGATAACCTTATCGGCGGTGGCTTTCTGCCGGGAAGGGTTTACCTCGTTACAGGCCCCCCGGGGAGCGGAAAGACCACCCTGGGAATTCAGTTTCTTGTTGAAGGCGCCAACAACGACGAGAAGGGCCTTCTCATTTCGCTCTTTGAAACACAGGACGTTATCTTACGTGATATGCTCCGCTACAACTTCGGAATCCTAGAGCACTTTCAGTCAAAGAAGATAGCCTTCTACGACCTCGGCGAGATTCTCTTGAGTGCCAACCGCGAGCTAACGTGGGAGGAGTTATTCAAGCTTCTCATCGAGATTATCAAGCGCGAAAAGGCCAAGAGGGTTGTGATTGACTCCTTCAGCCTCTTCGAGTCCTTCGTCAGTGACCCGGCCGGAAAGAAAAAGGCCCTGGGGAGGTTCGTCAGACTGCTCCGCTCCCTTGAGGTCACGACACTTCTCCTCGCGGAGATGCTGAGCTCCGAAAAGTACACCGACGAGTATTACCTAGCTGACGGCGTCATAGTGCTCCACCACTTCATGCGCAACTACCAAATGGTGAGGGCGCTCCAGATACTCAAGATGCGTGGCGTTCCCCACGACAGCAACCTTAAGAGGCTCCGCTTCACAACCGACGGGATAAGGGTCTACCCGGAGGCTCCGCTATGA
- a CDS encoding glycosyltransferase family 2 protein has product MKVSVIVPTYNERENLPELFERISKALRDYDYEIIVVDDDSPDETWKLAEELSNKYPVRVIRRTDEKGLSSAVIRGFKKAEGDVFVVMDADLQHPPEVIPQLLRAIEEGADIAIASRYVPGGGVKNWYWYRKLISKGAIMLGRLALPKIRKVKDPVSGFFALRRDVVENVELNPVGFKILMEILIKGNYKRVVEVPFVFGLRKAGESKLSGKTMLNYLRHLYRLMRWEGELDRLIKFSIVGFSGIIVNEGFLWLFVHLGIDKYIANIPATELAILNNFLWNDLWTFKDLKRKPLWKRLVSFHIAALTGALVQWAIYVPLVWLGLHYLIANLIGIGASFIVRFAVNRHVTWG; this is encoded by the coding sequence ATGAAGGTTAGCGTCATCGTTCCGACTTACAACGAGCGCGAGAACCTTCCTGAGCTCTTCGAGAGGATTTCGAAGGCCCTCAGGGATTACGATTATGAGATAATCGTCGTTGATGACGACTCCCCCGATGAAACGTGGAAGCTAGCCGAAGAGCTGTCGAATAAGTATCCCGTCAGGGTAATCCGAAGAACCGACGAGAAGGGCCTCTCCTCTGCTGTAATCAGAGGGTTTAAGAAAGCGGAGGGCGACGTTTTCGTAGTTATGGATGCGGACCTACAGCATCCCCCCGAGGTAATCCCCCAGCTCCTCAGGGCAATCGAAGAGGGGGCCGACATAGCGATAGCGAGTCGCTACGTTCCGGGGGGAGGCGTTAAGAACTGGTACTGGTACAGAAAGCTCATCTCAAAGGGTGCTATAATGCTCGGTCGTTTGGCCCTTCCAAAGATAAGGAAGGTGAAGGACCCGGTGAGCGGGTTCTTTGCCCTCCGGCGGGATGTTGTGGAAAACGTTGAGCTCAATCCCGTTGGCTTCAAAATCCTCATGGAAATTCTCATAAAGGGCAACTACAAGAGGGTCGTGGAAGTTCCATTCGTCTTCGGCCTGAGGAAAGCCGGCGAGAGCAAGCTGAGCGGAAAGACGATGCTTAACTACCTTAGGCACCTCTACAGGCTCATGCGCTGGGAAGGGGAACTAGACAGGCTGATAAAGTTCTCCATCGTCGGCTTTTCCGGGATTATCGTTAACGAGGGTTTTCTATGGCTGTTCGTTCATCTGGGCATTGATAAGTACATTGCCAACATACCGGCGACGGAACTCGCGATACTCAACAACTTCCTCTGGAACGACCTCTGGACGTTTAAGGACCTCAAGAGGAAGCCATTGTGGAAGAGGCTCGTTAGCTTCCACATCGCCGCGTTAACAGGTGCCCTAGTCCAGTGGGCGATATACGTTCCCCTCGTGTGGCTTGGCCTCCACTACCTCATAGCCAACCTAATCGGCATTGGGGCTTCCTTCATAGTGCGCTTCGCAGTTAACAGGCACGTCACGTGGGGTTGA
- a CDS encoding CoA-binding protein — protein MVRITPVDRLTDNDVREILTKYRKIALVGASPKPERDSNEVMRYLIEKGYEVYPVNPRYSEVLGRKCYPSVLDIPDEVEIVDLFVRPEFTRDYVEQAIKKGAKVVWFQFGTYDREAFKRAREAGLIAVAHRCIKREHERLFED, from the coding sequence ATGGTTAGGATAACCCCTGTTGACAGGCTGACCGACAATGATGTGAGGGAGATTCTGACGAAATACCGAAAGATTGCCCTAGTTGGGGCATCACCAAAACCGGAGAGGGATTCAAACGAAGTTATGCGCTATCTAATCGAGAAGGGCTACGAGGTTTATCCCGTTAACCCGCGCTATTCAGAAGTCCTTGGGAGGAAGTGCTATCCGAGCGTGTTGGACATTCCAGACGAAGTTGAGATAGTTGACCTCTTCGTGAGACCGGAATTCACGCGGGACTACGTCGAGCAGGCGATAAAGAAGGGAGCAAAGGTTGTGTGGTTCCAGTTCGGAACTTACGACAGGGAGGCCTTTAAGCGAGCCAGAGAGGCCGGTCTAATAGCCGTCGCCCACCGTTGCATAAAGCGGGAGCACGAGAGACTTTTTGAGGACTGA
- a CDS encoding NfeD family protein: MAGRSGMSGRILKFIALTADEIVVAVVLLVVLPAAGIGVPPPITGLILGVLLIKDILIASYVLGGGLEKKPSTGTEALIGRKARVVEDLTPEGIVKLDGELWRAECVNGIAKAGETVRVVKVGGTKLLVERLETEEPR; this comes from the coding sequence ATGGCTGGAAGGTCGGGAATGAGCGGAAGGATTCTCAAATTTATAGCACTGACTGCCGATGAGATAGTCGTGGCAGTCGTCCTGCTCGTTGTTCTACCCGCCGCTGGAATAGGCGTGCCCCCGCCAATTACAGGGCTGATTCTGGGAGTTCTGTTAATCAAGGACATTCTAATAGCATCATACGTCCTCGGCGGGGGCCTTGAGAAAAAGCCATCAACTGGGACCGAGGCCTTAATAGGCCGAAAAGCGAGGGTAGTTGAAGATTTAACCCCCGAAGGAATCGTCAAGCTCGACGGCGAGCTGTGGAGGGCTGAGTGCGTTAACGGAATCGCAAAAGCGGGGGAGACGGTTAGGGTTGTAAAAGTTGGAGGGACTAAGCTCCTCGTGGAACGCCTAGAGACAGAAGAACCTCGCTGA
- a CDS encoding SprT family zinc-dependent metalloprotease translates to MKVEVRRRPVRYARLEIKPDGRVVVTAPEGFDVEAFLRKHKRWLRNRLAELEEVRRESNRGFPLFGEFYRMEYGNVVRAEIKGKTLILPANREKARESLKKLLRERLTPLIVLYSTLLDVSPGRIYIRNQKTKWASCSSRGNLSFNLRLVALPGDIIDYVVIHELAHLRHLNHSREFWTLVGRFYPDYGRARRELRRWWGIIEVNEGWRWLEGRE, encoded by the coding sequence ATGAAGGTCGAGGTTCGAAGGAGGCCCGTCAGATACGCGAGGCTTGAAATAAAGCCCGATGGCAGGGTTGTCGTTACGGCACCGGAAGGTTTTGACGTCGAGGCCTTTCTGAGGAAGCACAAACGCTGGTTGCGAAACCGGCTGGCGGAGCTCGAAGAGGTCAGGCGTGAATCTAACAGGGGCTTCCCGCTCTTTGGGGAGTTCTACAGGATGGAGTACGGAAACGTTGTAAGAGCTGAAATCAAGGGAAAAACGCTCATTCTGCCAGCCAACAGAGAGAAAGCCAGGGAATCTCTCAAAAAGCTCCTCAGGGAGAGGCTCACGCCGTTGATTGTCCTCTACTCAACGCTCCTCGACGTCTCGCCCGGAAGGATTTACATCCGAAACCAGAAGACGAAGTGGGCGAGCTGTTCAAGCAGGGGAAACCTGAGCTTTAACCTCCGTCTCGTCGCGCTACCAGGGGACATAATAGATTATGTTGTAATCCACGAACTGGCACACCTGAGGCACCTCAACCACTCCCGCGAGTTCTGGACCCTCGTTGGGAGATTTTACCCCGACTACGGAAGGGCGAGGAGGGAACTAAGGCGCTGGTGGGGAATAATTGAAGTAAACGAGGGGTGGAGATGGCTGGAAGGTCGGGAATGA
- a CDS encoding phosphatidate cytidylyltransferase: protein MPKMKSISRRELVRKLWHASPGILGAPIILFTPKWVTLLVVWSLAFLYTLQHLKLLRGWKFTVPIADLSYKTMAREDERDNFMGSFLFWTTMGIICTVFPKLIALSALWVSTFGDCFNAIVGQAVGGLRIPWNRRKTLVGSATMFLVSALALWGAHRVLSLNPNSNLIFGVAFIVTLIESLPLRSAYDEFTVPFATTFLLWLAYGGSLLQTAW from the coding sequence ATGCCAAAGATGAAGTCAATCTCCAGAAGAGAGCTGGTTAGAAAGCTCTGGCACGCGTCCCCTGGAATCCTCGGCGCTCCAATAATACTGTTCACGCCGAAATGGGTTACTCTGCTCGTCGTCTGGTCGCTGGCCTTTCTCTACACCCTACAGCATCTAAAACTGCTCAGGGGATGGAAGTTCACCGTGCCGATAGCGGATTTAAGCTATAAAACGATGGCGAGGGAAGACGAGAGGGACAACTTCATGGGTAGCTTTCTTTTCTGGACAACGATGGGGATTATATGCACGGTATTTCCAAAGCTCATCGCCCTCTCCGCGCTCTGGGTTTCAACCTTCGGCGACTGCTTTAACGCAATCGTCGGCCAGGCCGTTGGCGGGCTGAGGATTCCCTGGAACAGACGAAAAACGCTCGTTGGGAGCGCGACGATGTTCCTCGTTTCAGCCCTCGCACTCTGGGGAGCGCATAGAGTTCTTTCGCTGAACCCTAATTCGAACTTAATCTTTGGAGTGGCGTTTATCGTGACTCTAATCGAGAGCCTTCCCCTGCGCTCGGCCTACGACGAGTTCACAGTTCCCTTCGCCACGACATTCCTTCTGTGGCTCGCCTACGGCGGGAGTCTGCTCCAAACAGCGTGGTAA
- a CDS encoding glycerate kinase, with translation MPEKDTLFKLVGKALESADPYLAVKRSLMFKEGKLRVEETEFEIKGKVHVLAIGKASCKMTRALFDVLPEETIGKSLVVTKYGYTEDSPKRVRVIEAGHPVPDENSLLAGKLGLELAKNVKKEDILLTLISGGGSALFVYPAGDISLNDLKITNELLLRSGATIREINTVRKHISRVKGGRLAKVVKGTVVSLIISDVIGNDVSSIASGITAPDPTTYVDAYEVLVRRGILEKLPESVREHIEMGLKGLIEETPKSLPNVHNFIIANNEKACEAVAEKARELGFNSAVMTTTLEGEAKEIALAVGSIVEEIAKKDRPLKRPALMIFGGEWTVTVGDSKGLGGPNQEFALSIARKIAGLNATVVAFDTDGTDGPTEVAGGIVDGETLRKLEEAGIDIEEVLKNHDSYRALKKVGALLKTGPTGTNVNSMVVVMVR, from the coding sequence ATGCCAGAGAAAGACACCCTGTTTAAGCTGGTTGGAAAAGCACTGGAGTCAGCCGACCCGTACTTGGCGGTTAAACGTTCTCTGATGTTCAAAGAGGGAAAACTTAGGGTAGAAGAAACCGAATTCGAGATTAAGGGAAAAGTTCACGTCCTGGCCATCGGAAAGGCATCCTGCAAAATGACCAGGGCCCTTTTCGACGTTCTTCCTGAGGAGACGATTGGGAAGTCCCTTGTGGTGACGAAATACGGCTACACAGAGGACTCTCCTAAAAGGGTCAGGGTAATCGAGGCCGGACACCCCGTTCCGGACGAAAATTCCCTTTTGGCCGGGAAACTTGGGCTGGAACTGGCAAAAAATGTGAAAAAGGAAGATATACTCCTCACACTGATTTCGGGGGGAGGCAGTGCCCTTTTTGTGTATCCCGCTGGGGACATAAGCCTGAACGACTTGAAAATTACGAACGAACTCCTCCTGAGGAGTGGGGCAACGATAAGGGAGATAAACACCGTGAGAAAGCACATCTCCCGGGTTAAAGGAGGGAGACTTGCAAAGGTTGTAAAGGGAACGGTGGTTAGCCTGATTATCTCGGACGTTATTGGGAACGACGTGAGTTCAATAGCCTCGGGGATAACGGCACCGGACCCAACAACATACGTAGATGCCTACGAGGTTCTGGTTAGGAGAGGCATCTTGGAAAAGCTACCCGAGTCGGTTCGGGAACACATAGAAATGGGACTCAAAGGTCTAATAGAGGAAACTCCCAAGAGCCTTCCAAACGTTCACAACTTCATAATAGCCAACAACGAGAAAGCCTGCGAGGCCGTTGCGGAGAAGGCCAGAGAACTCGGGTTTAATTCCGCGGTCATGACAACGACGCTTGAGGGTGAAGCAAAGGAAATTGCACTTGCAGTGGGCTCTATCGTGGAAGAAATCGCAAAAAAGGACAGACCCCTGAAAAGGCCAGCCCTCATGATCTTCGGAGGAGAGTGGACGGTAACGGTTGGCGATTCAAAGGGATTAGGCGGTCCAAATCAGGAGTTCGCCCTCAGCATAGCGAGGAAGATAGCAGGACTGAACGCGACGGTTGTGGCCTTCGATACAGATGGCACCGATGGACCTACTGAAGTAGCTGGCGGAATAGTAGATGGGGAAACCCTGAGGAAGCTCGAAGAGGCCGGAATAGACATTGAGGAGGTATTGAAGAACCACGATAGCTACCGCGCCCTCAAGAAAGTTGGAGCGCTCCTCAAGACAGGGCCGACGGGGACGAATGTGAACTCCATGGTGGTTGTAATGGTTCGCTAA
- a CDS encoding TIGR00703 family protein has product MLEGYYIVENTGVVPAERRFKFKDLKAWGYDLHLGTIDGREAYFVSRAGTREEGETYTQDGKEYHINETQREIPKNARLLARIIIEKGQPYLEFWLDTEEGNFPLAKEDPRIILHRFWTAKKFNQLEKHVGSVGLTTDFFKDRVFVKSIPLPYEEYPPKVRRVIREVRDIHRDMTGFGRFVFQYYGEEDKSHNYRLWWLLPTIHLFDIEVSNEVDKVLAMLD; this is encoded by the coding sequence ATGCTTGAGGGCTACTACATAGTTGAGAACACCGGAGTGGTTCCAGCCGAGAGGAGGTTCAAGTTCAAAGATTTGAAAGCCTGGGGCTACGACCTGCACCTTGGAACCATAGACGGAAGGGAGGCGTACTTCGTTTCAAGGGCCGGAACGAGGGAAGAGGGCGAAACCTACACTCAGGACGGCAAGGAGTACCACATCAACGAGACCCAGAGGGAGATACCGAAGAACGCCAGACTCCTGGCAAGGATAATCATAGAGAAGGGCCAGCCCTACCTTGAGTTCTGGCTCGATACTGAGGAGGGCAACTTCCCCCTGGCGAAGGAGGACCCAAGGATAATCCTCCATCGCTTCTGGACGGCCAAGAAATTTAACCAGCTCGAAAAGCACGTGGGAAGCGTGGGCTTAACAACGGACTTCTTCAAGGACAGAGTTTTCGTCAAGAGCATTCCCCTCCCCTATGAGGAGTACCCGCCGAAGGTCAGGCGTGTAATCAGAGAAGTCAGGGACATACACCGCGACATGACGGGCTTCGGAAGGTTCGTTTTCCAGTACTACGGCGAGGAAGACAAGAGCCACAACTACCGCCTCTGGTGGCTCTTGCCGACGATACACCTCTTTGACATCGAAGTTTCGAACGAGGTCGACAAGGTTTTGGCTATGCTCGACTGA